A genomic region of Marinobacter sp. NP-4(2019) contains the following coding sequences:
- a CDS encoding heavy metal translocating P-type ATPase gives MNAPSCFHCGEAAAGSPPITLELDGKTRQFCCRGCKAVCETIRSEGLTGFYQYRTEPAVTPKQLTGNELDRIREVDHPLVQSSFVTATKGGQEAQLLIEGITCAACIWLLENHMAKQPGVQSFSVNHSTQRARLVWSAEQAKLSDLLIAIHELGYRARPYQADEAEKALKAEHRTMLIRLAVAGIGTMQSMMLAFPLYFELVNDLSPEFILFFRWFSLLVATPVVLFSARPFFRNAHRDLRSRHLTMDVPVAIAIGLAYAASAWVTVMGGDEVYFESVCMFTFFLLLGRYIEMQARYRAGLTGNALAGFQPDVATRISGDTTAIVASHELRTGDIIRVRPGETLPVDGRIISGHSTLNEAALTGEYLPETRQPGDTVHAGSVNGENPLDIEVSSAGAQTRLSGILRILDRVQAEKPPVARMADRIAGTFVSRVLVLTPLVWIGWWLAGADNAFDITLSVLVVTCPCALSLATPTAITSATVRLRRLGFLPTRGHTLESLNDVDTVIFDKTGTLTRGELSLIRTYVTGSLDEPTCTRLAAGLEKHSEHPIARVFYPFTDAPVSSVTNHLGGGLSGTYNGKAVYIGHSDFVREHTRAPQPSAPPSQGIDIWLATEDEWLARFTLDDQPRPDARATVARLRSMGIHTLLLSGDRSGHVEQIAQMVGVDEAIGQATPEQKLETLQKLVAEGRKVMMVGDGLNDLPSMAGAGISVAMGNAADLTQLKADAVLLNGQLTQLTEAMNTSRLTRRVIRQNLGWALVYNVLALPLAAAGMVPPWLAAIGMSLSSLVVVLNALRLGRTATDDHQTGHVVGAPTTP, from the coding sequence GTGAACGCCCCCTCCTGTTTCCATTGCGGCGAAGCAGCTGCAGGCTCGCCGCCAATCACCCTCGAGCTTGATGGCAAAACCCGGCAATTCTGCTGCCGGGGTTGCAAGGCTGTCTGTGAAACCATCCGCTCGGAAGGGCTGACCGGCTTTTACCAGTACCGGACCGAACCCGCCGTCACACCAAAGCAGCTGACCGGAAACGAACTGGACCGGATCCGGGAAGTGGACCACCCACTGGTTCAGTCGTCCTTCGTCACTGCCACCAAAGGCGGTCAGGAAGCCCAGCTGCTGATCGAGGGAATCACCTGCGCCGCGTGCATCTGGTTGCTGGAAAACCACATGGCAAAACAGCCCGGGGTACAGTCATTCTCCGTGAACCATAGTACCCAGCGGGCACGACTGGTCTGGTCTGCGGAACAGGCGAAGCTGAGCGACCTGCTCATTGCCATCCACGAGCTTGGATACCGGGCCAGGCCCTACCAGGCTGACGAAGCAGAAAAAGCTCTCAAGGCAGAACATCGTACCATGCTGATTAGGCTCGCGGTTGCGGGTATCGGCACCATGCAGAGCATGATGCTGGCGTTCCCCCTGTATTTTGAGCTGGTCAATGACCTGTCCCCGGAGTTCATTTTATTTTTCCGCTGGTTCAGCCTCCTGGTCGCCACGCCGGTGGTGCTGTTCAGCGCCCGACCCTTTTTCCGCAACGCTCACAGAGATCTGCGTAGTCGCCATCTGACCATGGACGTCCCCGTCGCCATCGCCATTGGCCTGGCCTATGCCGCCAGTGCCTGGGTGACCGTCATGGGCGGTGACGAAGTCTATTTTGAATCGGTGTGCATGTTTACCTTTTTCCTGTTACTGGGCCGCTACATCGAGATGCAGGCGCGTTACCGGGCAGGGCTCACCGGAAACGCCCTGGCCGGCTTCCAGCCGGACGTAGCGACCCGTATCAGCGGGGATACAACCGCCATTGTCGCCAGCCATGAACTGCGTACCGGAGATATCATCCGGGTACGACCAGGGGAAACGCTGCCGGTGGATGGTCGCATCATCAGCGGCCATTCCACACTCAACGAAGCCGCCCTGACCGGTGAATACCTGCCCGAAACCCGACAGCCCGGCGATACCGTGCACGCTGGCAGCGTTAATGGCGAAAACCCACTGGACATCGAGGTCAGCAGCGCAGGCGCACAGACCCGGCTCTCCGGCATCTTGCGTATTCTCGACCGCGTACAGGCCGAGAAACCTCCGGTGGCCCGGATGGCCGACCGTATCGCCGGTACCTTTGTCAGCCGGGTGTTGGTCCTCACGCCGCTGGTATGGATAGGCTGGTGGCTGGCAGGGGCCGACAACGCCTTCGATATCACCCTCTCTGTGCTGGTGGTCACCTGTCCGTGTGCGCTGTCGCTGGCGACACCGACGGCGATCACCTCGGCAACCGTCAGGTTGCGCCGACTGGGATTCCTGCCCACCCGCGGCCACACCCTGGAATCCCTGAATGATGTCGATACCGTTATTTTCGATAAAACCGGCACCCTGACCCGGGGCGAGCTCAGCCTGATCAGGACGTACGTAACCGGCTCACTGGACGAGCCAACCTGCACGAGGCTGGCCGCCGGCCTGGAGAAACATTCCGAGCACCCCATTGCCCGGGTTTTCTACCCGTTCACAGATGCTCCTGTATCCTCCGTCACCAACCATCTGGGAGGCGGGCTGTCCGGCACTTATAATGGAAAAGCGGTGTATATCGGCCACAGTGATTTTGTCAGGGAACATACCCGTGCTCCGCAACCATCGGCACCGCCCAGCCAGGGCATAGACATCTGGCTGGCCACCGAAGACGAATGGCTGGCCCGCTTTACGCTGGACGATCAGCCAAGGCCCGATGCACGGGCCACCGTTGCCAGATTACGGTCGATGGGCATCCACACGCTGCTGCTCAGTGGTGACCGGTCAGGGCACGTGGAGCAAATCGCGCAAATGGTGGGCGTTGATGAAGCCATTGGTCAGGCAACACCGGAACAGAAACTGGAAACACTACAAAAGCTGGTGGCCGAAGGCCGCAAGGTGATGATGGTGGGCGACGGATTGAACGATCTGCCCTCGATGGCTGGCGCAGGGATTTCCGTGGCCATGGGCAATGCCGCCGATCTGACGCAACTGAAGGCGGATGCCGTGCTGCTCAATGGCCAGTTGACGCAACTGACCGAGGCCATGAACACCAGTCGTCTGACCCGCCGGGTCATTCGTCAGAACCTGGGTTGGGCCCTGGTATACAATGTACTGGCGTTGCCATTGGCGGCGGCCGGCATGGTGCCACCCTGGCTGGCCGCGATCGGTATGTCCCTGAGCTCACTGGTGGTGGTATTGAATGCCCTGAGACTTGGCCGCACCGCCACGGATGATCACCAGACCGGTCATGTGGTTGGCGCCCCGACAACGCCCTGA
- the ccoS gene encoding cbb3-type cytochrome oxidase assembly protein CcoS translates to MILVPVMLILVALGIVLFSWAVKNGQYDDLEGPAHRILYDDDKDMIPDDAKPPSEKKVADTDRTDDEQKDS, encoded by the coding sequence ATGATCCTGGTCCCCGTTATGCTGATCCTGGTGGCATTGGGGATCGTCCTGTTCTCCTGGGCGGTCAAGAACGGCCAGTACGATGACCTGGAGGGCCCGGCGCATCGCATCCTCTACGACGATGACAAGGACATGATTCCGGATGACGCCAAACCGCCCAGTGAAAAGAAAGTCGCGGACACTGACCGGACCGACGACGAGCAAAAAGACAGCTGA
- a CDS encoding sulfite exporter TauE/SafE family protein, whose product MTEGLYLSYPSAFLIGLLGSTHCLAMCGGISASLSMALPVGGGFRLRQTLMLLAFNGGRIGSYTLIATLIALLTTSAADQWAQLAPVLRSIAGILLILMGLSMGQWWQGIRYIERVGAPVWKVLSPLTRRFLPVHHTWQALALGSVWGWLPCGLIYSTLGWAALQPTVGSAATTMVFFGLGTLPSMLATGYAATWIKKLQGQQQIRQLTGVLLIGFGIWTLPLGMVVHGGHGG is encoded by the coding sequence ATGACTGAAGGCTTATACCTGAGCTACCCCAGCGCCTTTCTGATCGGCTTGCTCGGCAGCACCCACTGTCTGGCCATGTGTGGCGGCATCAGTGCATCGCTGTCCATGGCCCTGCCGGTCGGCGGAGGGTTTCGCCTGCGTCAGACGCTGATGCTCCTGGCATTCAATGGCGGGCGTATTGGCAGCTACACATTGATCGCGACCCTGATCGCACTGCTCACCACCAGCGCGGCCGACCAATGGGCCCAGCTCGCGCCGGTATTAAGAAGCATCGCGGGTATCCTGCTGATTCTGATGGGCCTGTCGATGGGGCAGTGGTGGCAGGGCATTCGCTATATTGAACGTGTTGGCGCCCCGGTATGGAAGGTACTGTCCCCCCTGACCCGACGCTTTCTACCTGTGCATCATACCTGGCAGGCACTGGCTCTGGGCAGCGTGTGGGGTTGGTTGCCCTGTGGACTGATCTACAGCACCCTGGGTTGGGCCGCGCTGCAGCCTACTGTCGGGAGCGCGGCCACCACCATGGTGTTTTTTGGCCTGGGCACCCTGCCTTCGATGCTGGCCACCGGATACGCGGCAACCTGGATAAAAAAGCTTCAGGGCCAGCAACAGATCCGACAGCTAACCGGTGTGCTGCTGATCGGTTTCGGAATCTGGACCCTGCCCCTCGGCATGGTCGTGCATGGAGGGCATGGCGGGTAA
- the ttcA gene encoding tRNA 2-thiocytidine(32) synthetase TtcA has translation MSDAMTANPDQPLTSDADRRKKLELNKLQKRLRREVGQAIAEFSMIEAGDKVMCCLSGGKDSYAMLDILMNLQKSAPVPFELIAVNLDQKQPGFPEEVLPDYLEAMGIEYHIIEKDTYSIVKEKVPEGKTTCGLCSRLRRGILYNFAEEHGVTKIALGHHRDDLLETLFLNMFYGGKLKSMPPVLHSDDGRNTVIRPLAFSREKDIARYAGLREFPIIPCNLCGSQENLQRQVIKEMFQTWDKQHPGRLETMFRAMCNVEPSHLADSSLYDFREGKRLTGQGTSAVGSVEPEPADFGRLDVLNI, from the coding sequence ATGTCCGATGCAATGACTGCCAACCCAGATCAGCCCCTGACGTCCGACGCGGATCGCAGGAAGAAACTGGAACTGAACAAACTGCAGAAGCGTCTGCGCCGTGAAGTCGGGCAGGCCATTGCAGAGTTTTCGATGATAGAAGCCGGTGACAAGGTTATGTGCTGCCTGAGCGGTGGCAAGGATTCCTACGCGATGCTGGATATCCTGATGAACCTGCAGAAAAGCGCGCCGGTCCCCTTTGAGCTTATTGCCGTCAACCTAGACCAGAAGCAGCCGGGTTTCCCGGAAGAGGTGTTGCCCGACTACCTGGAAGCCATGGGTATCGAGTACCACATCATCGAAAAAGACACCTACAGTATTGTTAAGGAAAAAGTGCCGGAAGGGAAGACCACATGCGGTCTTTGTTCCCGTCTACGTCGCGGAATTCTTTATAATTTTGCGGAAGAGCACGGTGTCACCAAGATTGCGCTGGGGCATCACCGGGACGATCTCCTGGAAACCCTGTTCCTGAATATGTTCTACGGCGGCAAGCTCAAGTCGATGCCGCCGGTGCTGCACAGCGATGATGGCAGGAACACTGTGATTCGTCCCCTGGCGTTCAGCCGTGAAAAGGACATTGCCCGATACGCGGGACTGAGAGAGTTTCCGATCATTCCCTGTAACCTGTGCGGCTCTCAGGAAAATCTGCAACGTCAGGTGATCAAGGAGATGTTCCAGACCTGGGACAAGCAGCATCCTGGCCGGCTGGAAACCATGTTTCGTGCCATGTGCAACGTGGAGCCATCGCACCTGGCGGATAGCTCACTGTATGATTTCCGTGAGGGCAAGCGGCTGACTGGGCAGGGTACATCAGCTGTTGGCTCTGTGGAGCCCGAGCCCGCCGACTTCGGTCGGCTGGACGTGCTCAATATCTGA
- a CDS encoding TetR/AcrR family transcriptional regulator, whose translation MDMLQTTDDAVGKRETNRIRNRNAILAAARECFREKGYDNSTIRDIVRRTGLAAGTFYNYFSSKQDIFAALLTDFLNRLNTDLNQYRQTSATARDFIHTTYLALFMATADDPLVYQLAHRNDHAIRDLFGSDLLGLAMLSLEEDIRNAVERELLPDVDQHYLCAAFSGVAYEMSLRVAERTHESPDKGEHEARQAAHFASTLFMGGLTQLSTLS comes from the coding sequence ATGGATATGTTACAAACCACGGATGACGCCGTTGGCAAACGCGAAACCAACCGTATCCGCAACCGCAACGCCATCCTGGCAGCGGCCCGGGAATGCTTCCGGGAAAAGGGCTACGACAACTCTACCATCCGGGATATCGTGCGCCGGACCGGACTGGCCGCCGGCACCTTCTACAATTACTTCTCCAGCAAACAGGACATTTTTGCCGCCCTGCTGACCGACTTCCTCAATCGGCTCAATACCGACCTGAACCAATACCGGCAGACATCCGCTACCGCCCGGGATTTTATTCATACAACCTATCTCGCCCTATTCATGGCCACCGCGGATGATCCGCTGGTTTACCAACTGGCCCACCGGAACGATCATGCCATCCGGGACCTGTTTGGCTCCGATCTCCTGGGGTTGGCGATGCTATCGCTGGAAGAAGACATCCGTAATGCCGTCGAAAGGGAATTATTGCCAGACGTCGATCAGCACTACCTTTGCGCGGCGTTCTCCGGCGTCGCCTACGAAATGAGCCTGCGCGTGGCTGAAAGAACCCACGAATCCCCAGACAAGGGAGAGCATGAAGCGCGACAGGCCGCACACTTTGCCTCTACGCTGTTTATGGGCGGACTGACACAACTGTCCACGCTTTCCTAA
- a CDS encoding DNA-J related domain-containing protein translates to MPSEPYSDAILELQIQHMLVAVEHELRQHPDGMNELSLIRSLQGSPWELIGEVSFSDPEKLYPVHFLLFHTLYRLRDQLSEQGETIRISPMRLQLLKSPVVSGSGVAGEVDALREFYLDISQYRMSGDSIQRMMDDFWTGYDSLHQQRPQQQEAMAAAEILGFDHIPDSFSKVKHRFRRAVMQAHPDRGGDTESIQGLNQAFAVLKAHFQ, encoded by the coding sequence ATGCCATCAGAACCCTATTCGGATGCCATACTGGAACTGCAGATCCAACACATGCTGGTCGCGGTCGAACACGAGCTACGCCAGCATCCGGACGGCATGAACGAACTCAGCCTGATCAGAAGTCTTCAGGGTTCACCCTGGGAGCTGATTGGCGAGGTTTCATTCAGCGACCCGGAGAAGCTCTACCCGGTGCACTTCCTGCTATTCCACACCCTGTATCGATTACGGGATCAGCTTTCTGAGCAGGGCGAAACCATCCGCATTTCCCCCATGCGCCTGCAGTTGCTCAAGAGCCCGGTTGTGTCGGGCTCTGGCGTTGCCGGCGAGGTCGATGCTCTGCGGGAGTTTTATCTGGACATTTCCCAATACCGGATGTCCGGGGACAGTATCCAAAGAATGATGGATGACTTCTGGACCGGATATGACTCACTACATCAGCAACGCCCGCAGCAACAGGAAGCGATGGCGGCCGCCGAGATTCTCGGGTTTGACCACATTCCCGACAGTTTCAGCAAGGTGAAGCACCGGTTCCGCCGCGCCGTCATGCAGGCCCACCCCGACCGCGGTGGCGATACCGAGAGTATCCAGGGTCTGAATCAGGCCTTTGCGGTACTCAAAGCGCACTTCCAATAA
- a CDS encoding polysaccharide deacetylase family protein — protein sequence MAKKTIRFFCGLLLAGSTLSAQADLVVLQYHHVSNATPPATSTSVSLFDGQLEMIKDLQLDVVSLQSGTQAALNGKLANQKQVAITFDDAYESVYTEAAPRLARRGHPYTIFVNTRAVGGPGYMTWEQLRELGQRAGVTIANHSHDHGHLAKRPDESQSQWDQRVKTSIDRAQSILEEKLGTDAPLFAYPYGEFDARLEEKLAERGWLGFGQHSGAVGETSGPTRLPRFPMANAYGQLNTLKNKLLSKALPVDASTLPAGIATNNPPTLEFTLPEKLSVNRLACFASGQGRIDIDNLGDGSVRVTAPKAFNSRRFRYNCTHPADNGSYYWLSQQWLDLSKPED from the coding sequence ATGGCAAAGAAAACAATACGATTTTTCTGTGGATTACTGCTTGCTGGCAGCACACTCAGTGCCCAGGCGGACCTGGTGGTTCTCCAGTATCACCACGTCAGCAATGCCACACCGCCGGCCACCAGTACGTCGGTTTCCCTGTTCGACGGGCAACTGGAGATGATCAAAGATCTGCAACTGGACGTGGTCTCGCTACAATCCGGAACACAAGCCGCACTTAACGGCAAATTGGCGAATCAAAAGCAGGTCGCCATTACCTTCGACGACGCTTATGAGTCGGTCTACACAGAGGCGGCACCCAGGCTGGCGCGCCGGGGCCATCCCTACACCATATTTGTAAACACCCGTGCCGTGGGCGGCCCGGGCTACATGACCTGGGAGCAACTGAGGGAACTCGGGCAAAGGGCCGGGGTCACCATTGCCAACCACAGCCACGATCACGGACATCTGGCAAAACGGCCTGACGAAAGCCAGTCTCAGTGGGACCAGAGAGTGAAGACCAGCATTGACCGTGCCCAGTCGATCCTGGAAGAGAAGCTCGGCACTGATGCGCCCCTGTTTGCGTATCCCTACGGCGAGTTCGATGCCCGGCTTGAGGAAAAACTCGCTGAAAGAGGCTGGCTTGGATTCGGGCAGCACTCCGGTGCCGTGGGTGAAACCTCCGGACCTACACGGTTACCCCGGTTTCCCATGGCGAACGCCTACGGTCAGTTGAATACCCTGAAGAACAAACTGCTCAGCAAGGCACTACCGGTGGACGCCAGTACCCTGCCTGCGGGCATTGCAACCAACAATCCGCCAACCCTGGAATTCACGCTCCCTGAAAAACTCAGTGTGAATCGGCTGGCGTGCTTCGCATCAGGCCAGGGTCGTATCGATATCGACAACCTGGGAGATGGCAGCGTCAGGGTAACAGCACCAAAAGCCTTTAATAGCCGGCGTTTCCGCTACAACTGCACTCACCCGGCTGACAATGGCAGTTACTACTGGTTGTCCCAACAATGGCTGGACCTGAGCAAGCCGGAGGACTGA
- a CDS encoding MalM family protein: MSNNRFPDTVIYAVTMALAVVLLTGCQTGGSTASSREGYFTWVDDKGRVQHSRIIRESEPDSEDRIPEQDRSEPSVSADHPEFNLENYPDGNELERRGYVRPGEPQPYFTWQDAEGNIRTSYYQPDTRSEVEKGRIKPPVKLTPASIYQRSDSPTPVAEREGGDPDAFAILGIESVGDGFLERWSEHCCEVFGRGDVEDWHSDREFGLILDDGSPVHEFMTGRSPYGLIRVPAGGEKRDFIMRLRSFADDGMFVPSVAFLDKTMKPVRIVTDLVADYVPETWHRRGYLESFIPVFPGHGERWIVIFTRDKDLREQTVIEDERGPRAIQHRLQGELGLAEVRER; the protein is encoded by the coding sequence ATGTCCAACAACCGGTTCCCGGACACGGTAATTTATGCCGTAACGATGGCCCTGGCCGTTGTGTTGCTCACCGGCTGTCAGACCGGTGGAAGCACAGCGTCCTCACGGGAAGGGTATTTCACCTGGGTGGATGATAAGGGGCGGGTCCAGCATTCCCGGATTATTCGCGAATCCGAGCCGGATTCCGAAGACCGGATTCCGGAGCAGGATCGCAGCGAACCCTCGGTTTCCGCAGATCACCCGGAGTTCAACCTGGAAAACTATCCGGATGGGAACGAGCTGGAACGGCGGGGTTATGTCCGCCCGGGAGAGCCCCAGCCATACTTCACCTGGCAGGACGCCGAAGGCAATATCCGCACAAGCTATTATCAACCGGACACCCGGTCCGAGGTGGAAAAGGGACGAATCAAGCCGCCCGTCAAGCTGACCCCGGCCAGTATCTATCAACGCAGCGATTCCCCAACACCCGTTGCGGAAAGGGAAGGGGGCGATCCGGATGCCTTTGCCATTCTGGGTATTGAGAGCGTCGGAGACGGCTTCCTTGAGCGTTGGTCAGAGCATTGTTGTGAGGTCTTCGGTCGGGGGGATGTCGAGGACTGGCACAGTGATCGTGAGTTTGGTCTGATTCTCGACGACGGTTCTCCGGTTCATGAGTTTATGACCGGGCGCAGTCCGTATGGCCTGATTCGTGTTCCCGCTGGAGGAGAGAAGCGGGATTTCATCATGCGGCTGCGATCTTTTGCGGACGACGGGATGTTTGTACCCTCAGTCGCTTTTCTGGATAAGACCATGAAACCGGTGAGAATCGTGACCGACCTGGTGGCGGACTATGTCCCGGAAACCTGGCACCGCCGTGGTTACCTGGAATCGTTTATTCCGGTGTTTCCCGGGCACGGTGAGCGCTGGATCGTGATCTTCACCCGGGACAAGGACCTGCGGGAACAAACCGTTATCGAGGATGAGCGTGGCCCCCGGGCGATTCAGCACAGGCTGCAGGGCGAGCTGGGCCTGGCAGAGGTCCGCGAGCGTTAG
- a CDS encoding OmpP1/FadL family transporter has protein sequence MGMTSHNKRILGAVIATTISCGAEAQLAQNLTIHPKALALGNAVTADPPGIMAIHYNPAGLTKLEGRQLEVNLMSVYLDVDADFHAPEGYEIFGIDGLETDPLTGDQRDPVANSHSHTNNVALYLPGYGILRAPPGPAIAPSAGISINPPGSKLTFGNAFYLPLAAGFYRDKDDPGRYQPQATALQRTTYLAPTVGYEINDEWSVGAGIHLSHMGIAADQYMRAPNMLLGVAEVLQDAFNCESGDEPLQPWLALCGGNVGPWDDIGALSIDVQETLSPTYTLGVIWEPTDWFSWGASYTSEADMNLKGTFEIEYTDDWSGFWQSVNGSVLGAITSAILSLPSGAPREAGNVSMDLVYPQHFQTGISVDVHPKLTVNVDAGWTDYKQWDAFVFRFDRNLEFLNAARILSPDNATPSTLRLPLGFTDQWNWAFGVEFHASSRLDLRAGVEIRDSVIPDDQRSIMAPFGGANLYSIGMGYRWDKDTEIDMNLSYLQSIETIPADTSCNINCDNITNIIYNPYAGLDVKTSLRVVMAGLSFRTKF, from the coding sequence ATGGGAATGACCAGCCACAACAAGCGGATTCTCGGGGCGGTGATCGCCACGACCATCTCCTGTGGTGCCGAGGCCCAGCTCGCGCAGAACCTGACGATCCACCCCAAGGCCCTGGCGCTGGGGAATGCGGTGACGGCGGATCCGCCCGGAATCATGGCGATTCACTATAATCCGGCGGGCCTGACCAAGCTGGAAGGACGCCAGCTTGAAGTAAACCTGATGAGCGTTTATCTCGATGTCGACGCCGATTTCCATGCCCCGGAAGGCTACGAAATATTCGGCATTGATGGCCTGGAAACGGACCCGCTCACCGGCGATCAACGGGACCCGGTTGCTAATAGCCATAGTCACACCAATAACGTGGCGTTGTACCTGCCTGGGTATGGCATCCTGCGTGCCCCGCCAGGGCCGGCAATCGCGCCATCGGCGGGCATCAGCATAAACCCGCCAGGATCCAAGCTGACCTTCGGCAACGCGTTCTATCTGCCGCTGGCGGCGGGATTTTACCGGGACAAGGACGATCCGGGTCGCTATCAGCCCCAGGCGACGGCCCTGCAAAGGACCACCTATCTTGCCCCCACCGTTGGCTATGAGATCAATGACGAGTGGTCCGTGGGCGCCGGGATTCACCTGTCCCATATGGGGATTGCCGCCGACCAGTACATGCGAGCGCCCAATATGCTGCTGGGGGTGGCTGAAGTACTTCAGGATGCCTTTAACTGTGAGAGTGGTGACGAGCCACTCCAGCCCTGGCTGGCGTTATGCGGCGGTAACGTGGGCCCCTGGGATGACATTGGCGCCTTGAGTATCGATGTTCAGGAGACCCTGTCTCCCACCTATACACTCGGGGTGATATGGGAGCCGACCGACTGGTTTAGCTGGGGTGCGAGCTACACGTCTGAAGCGGATATGAATCTCAAGGGCACCTTCGAGATTGAGTACACCGATGACTGGTCGGGCTTCTGGCAGAGTGTGAACGGCTCGGTTCTTGGTGCGATTACGTCCGCCATTCTCAGTTTGCCTTCCGGTGCCCCCCGTGAGGCCGGTAATGTCAGCATGGATCTGGTGTACCCACAGCATTTCCAGACCGGTATCAGTGTGGATGTCCACCCGAAATTGACAGTGAATGTGGATGCCGGCTGGACCGACTACAAACAGTGGGATGCATTCGTATTCCGCTTTGACCGCAACCTGGAATTCCTCAACGCGGCACGCATCCTGTCTCCGGACAATGCCACACCGAGCACCCTGCGGCTGCCCCTGGGCTTCACCGACCAGTGGAACTGGGCGTTTGGGGTGGAATTTCATGCTTCATCCCGCCTGGACCTGCGGGCCGGGGTAGAGATCCGCGATTCGGTGATTCCCGATGACCAGCGCTCCATTATGGCGCCTTTTGGGGGGGCCAACCTGTACAGCATTGGTATGGGGTACCGGTGGGACAAGGACACCGAAATTGATATGAATCTGAGTTACCTCCAGTCCATCGAGACCATTCCGGCGGATACCAGTTGCAATATCAACTGTGACAATATTACTAATATCATCTACAACCCTTATGCCGGGCTGGATGTGAAAACCTCGTTGCGTGTGGTGATGGCGGGGCTCAGTTTCCGAACCAAATTCTGA
- a CDS encoding transporter, whose amino-acid sequence MNRWFARGFILCSIAGLLPGVAVSQEGNVDQAREALAKQEGDEDSTRQLEEVFQASEKNYSLQKKGSHALNYSFDYSYTADQRLDLAITNGSVRNLDVVPSATHSFTNAFSYDYGLLDNLTVGTRVPLVVKYDTQDELNVYDFGDISLTARWQPFAYVPGKMSTTFFGTLTSKTGVSPYEIDINEQLSTGSGYYSIGGGASLSKVLDPVVVFGSLGATYNVTESGLQQVRGARLLEKVEPGFGLSGSAGFAYSLSYDISLSVSAQLSYSDETILSFTNGDQAVAQDQMTGFLSFSLGTRVSDTTIVNTSLGIGLTEDAPDFSLGVSLPINFSGLKE is encoded by the coding sequence ATGAATCGTTGGTTTGCGCGAGGTTTTATCCTTTGTTCGATAGCTGGGCTGCTGCCTGGGGTCGCCGTATCACAGGAAGGCAATGTTGATCAGGCGAGGGAAGCACTGGCAAAACAGGAAGGCGATGAGGATTCCACTCGTCAACTTGAAGAAGTCTTCCAGGCCTCGGAGAAGAACTATTCACTTCAGAAAAAGGGCTCCCATGCCCTGAATTATTCCTTTGATTACAGTTATACCGCCGACCAGCGGCTGGATCTGGCCATTACCAACGGTTCGGTTCGCAACCTGGATGTGGTGCCCTCGGCGACCCACAGCTTTACCAACGCTTTTTCCTACGACTATGGCCTTCTGGATAACCTGACCGTGGGTACGCGAGTGCCGCTGGTGGTGAAGTATGACACTCAGGACGAGCTCAATGTTTATGATTTCGGCGATATTTCCCTGACCGCCCGCTGGCAGCCGTTTGCCTATGTTCCGGGCAAGATGTCTACCACATTTTTTGGCACGCTTACGTCAAAGACCGGTGTCAGCCCCTATGAGATCGACATCAATGAGCAGCTGTCCACCGGTAGTGGCTATTATTCAATCGGCGGTGGTGCAAGCCTTTCCAAGGTGCTGGACCCGGTGGTGGTGTTCGGTTCTCTCGGTGCCACCTACAACGTAACCGAGTCCGGTCTGCAGCAGGTCCGGGGAGCGCGGTTGCTGGAGAAGGTGGAGCCGGGGTTCGGGCTGTCAGGCTCTGCCGGGTTTGCCTACTCATTGTCTTACGACATTTCCCTCAGTGTCTCCGCACAGCTCAGCTACAGCGATGAAACCATCCTCAGTTTCACGAATGGTGACCAGGCGGTCGCCCAGGACCAGATGACCGGTTTTCTCAGTTTTTCACTGGGCACCCGTGTCAGTGACACCACCATCGTGAATACCAGCCTGGGTATCGGCCTGACTGAGGATGCCCCGGACTTTTCTCTGGGGGTGTCCCTGCCCATTAATTTCTCCGGCCTCAAAGAGTGA